A genomic stretch from Caldicellulosiruptoraceae bacterium PP1 includes:
- the rpoZ gene encoding DNA-directed RNA polymerase subunit omega yields MLLKPGLDTLLNNVDNKYTLCVLVAKRARQLLDGAPRRVDIEGDKYVTIAVNEVAAGKVTYNYNKPVKIYEFKK; encoded by the coding sequence ATGTTATTAAAACCTGGTTTAGATACTTTACTTAATAATGTTGATAATAAATATACACTTTGCGTTTTAGTTGCAAAAAGAGCAAGGCAGTTACTAGATGGTGCACCAAGAAGGGTAGATATTGAAGGAGATAAATATGTAACAATAGCAGTAAATGAAGTTGCCGCTGGTAAAGTTACTTATAACTACAATAAGCCGGTGAAAATTTATGAATTTAAGAAATAA
- the coaBC gene encoding bifunctional phosphopantothenoylcysteine decarboxylase/phosphopantothenate--cysteine ligase CoaBC — MNLRNKNILIIISGGIAAYKVCELIRLLKKREANIKVIMTKNATNFITPLTIQTLSQNRVYIDSFEYSNYDIEHISLSDWADLVIVAPATANIIGKFANGIADDLATTTLLATKKPIIIVPSMNTNMYENKSVQRNIETLKNENGVIVVEPESGFLACGVYGKGRYPDNSFIVFEAEKALTKKDLYGIKILITTGPTREFIDPVRFISNRSSGKMGIFLAEEAVKRGAKVLLISGPSRIEPLGNINKIDVTTADEMFEQVKENFKDYDICIFAAAVSDYKPKKMVNKKIKKENENKLLIEFIKNPDILEYVGKNKNENQIVVGFAAETNDVINNARDKLLRKNADIIVANDVTKEGAGFDVDTNIVTIVDKERHIECPLLTKREVANAIYDYIINCLCKN, encoded by the coding sequence ATGAATTTAAGAAATAAAAATATTTTAATAATTATCTCAGGTGGCATTGCAGCATATAAAGTATGTGAATTAATAAGACTTCTTAAAAAGAGAGAAGCAAATATAAAGGTTATTATGACCAAGAATGCTACAAATTTTATTACACCACTTACAATCCAAACTCTATCACAAAATAGGGTTTATATTGATTCATTTGAATATTCAAACTATGATATTGAACATATTTCATTATCAGATTGGGCTGATTTAGTTATTGTTGCACCTGCAACTGCAAATATTATTGGAAAATTTGCCAATGGTATTGCTGATGATTTAGCTACAACTACTCTTTTAGCAACAAAAAAGCCTATTATTATAGTTCCTTCAATGAATACAAATATGTATGAAAATAAATCTGTTCAAAGAAATATTGAAACCCTTAAAAATGAAAATGGTGTAATTGTTGTTGAACCAGAAAGTGGATTTTTAGCATGTGGTGTGTATGGTAAAGGAAGGTATCCTGATAATTCATTTATTGTTTTTGAGGCTGAAAAAGCTCTTACTAAAAAAGATTTATATGGTATAAAAATACTTATTACAACAGGTCCTACACGTGAATTTATAGATCCTGTTAGATTTATTTCTAATCGATCTTCTGGTAAAATGGGTATTTTTCTTGCAGAAGAAGCAGTAAAAAGGGGTGCTAAAGTTTTACTTATTAGTGGACCATCAAGAATTGAACCATTAGGTAATATTAATAAAATTGACGTAACAACTGCCGATGAAATGTTTGAACAAGTAAAAGAAAACTTTAAAGATTATGATATTTGTATTTTTGCCGCTGCAGTTTCTGATTATAAGCCAAAAAAAATGGTAAATAAAAAGATAAAAAAGGAAAATGAAAATAAGTTATTAATAGAATTTATTAAGAATCCTGATATTTTAGAGTATGTTGGTAAAAACAAAAATGAAAATCAAATTGTTGTTGGATTTGCAGCAGAAACAAATGATGTTATTAATAATGCAAGGGATAAATTACTTAGAAAGAACGCAGATATTATTGTAGCAAATGATGTTACTAAAGAAGGTGCAGGTTTTGATGTTGATACAAATATTGTAACAATTGTTGATAAAGAAAGACATATTGAGTGCCCGTTACTTACTAAAAGAGAAGTTGCAAACGCTATTTATGACTATATAATAAACTGCCTCTGCAAAAATTAA